DNA from Scheffersomyces stipitis CBS 6054 chromosome 1, whole genome shotgun sequence:
TCGTTCACACAAACTTTCACTTTCACTGTTGTTTCCACACTCTTTGAGCTTTCAGCTTTCAGCTTCCAACTacttcaatattgataTAAAGACACTGCGTACCTTAATCGCGTCCACTCCTTTACATACCCGTCTTCTATATCTCTCTGACACTCGTTAGCAAGCTTCCTCCAAATCTGGTTCAACACTAAAACTGCAATCTATCCAAATGCGTTATTACATTCCTTTTGCTCTCTTGGCTGCTGCTTCGGCTGTAGTAATCCCCAACAAGAGATTCGATAATGAAACCATTCCAGCAACCTCCTCCGAGGCTCctcttgcttcttcaattctcaGTGAATCTTCCTCGATTCCTTCTTCGATCGTTGAATCTGCCGTGGAACTTGTAGCTGCTTCATCGGAAGTTTCTGTATCTTCTGCTGCAGctcctgcttcttctaGCTCCccagtttcttctgaagttggtgTATCATCCTCAGCTGCTCCAGCAGATCCTTCAGCTTCCGTAGATGCTGAGTTTGTTTCTGCACCAGGGACTCTGACTTCCACCATTGATGATTATACTACTGTTACTCTTCCATCTAGTACGGTCACAATTGACCTtgcttctgtttctgaatcCCAGGTAGTTGCCGAGTCCTCTGCAACCGTTGCTTCTGTAGCTGAGGATGATACTTCTGCGGCTGCTGTCCAGAGTCAAGTCGTTATCACTTCCACTATCGTTGAGTATGTCACAATCACTTCTGACGGTGTGaccacttcttctccaacCACTATTCTCTCTACTTTGACGACATCTTCTGTGCCTGCTTCTACTCtggacgaagaagaaacaaccaCTTCTACTATTACCAGGTTTATCACTGTGACAGAATCAGATGGAGATGTCACAGAAGTTCCTGAAACTGAAGTAACCGTTTTCCCAGTCTCCGAAACTTCGTCTGTCGAGTACTGTGAACCAACTACTGTAACTGTCACTGTCACCACTGGTGCTGCATCCACCACCAACAACCTTGTGCTTACTTCCTACTTCACTTCTACATACCCAATCACTGCTGAATTCACTTTCGGTGGCAATATAACTACTATTACCagccaagttcaagtcaCCAGCACTCAACTTATTACTACAACTAttgctgcttcttctactcCTGCAGTTTCATCTGTTTCTGAGGAGTCGTCTTCGTACATTCCAACTAGCTCTTACATCAGCTCTTCTGTAGTCCCACAGAACGAGACTATCTACACAACTAGCGCTCCATCTGCTGTTGAGCAAACTTCTATTGCCAGTGAGACTCCCTCCTTGCTTGAGAAGCTCAAAAGAGGAATTTTCTAAGAAACTAGCATCTCTCCCTTCTAGCTACGAAGCTAACGTAAAATATGGACAGTGACTAGAGATGAGAGTGGCAACGTAGACCACTCGCAGCTCTGTCAATATACCTCACtagacatcttcaatgcGTAAGCttattttgttgattttgttcTCCCTCTCGAAAGAGAGTTCACGTCATCTCATGATACCCCTTCATCATTCATCTATCTTGATA
Protein-coding regions in this window:
- a CDS encoding serine rich glyco protein, whose amino-acid sequence is MRYYIPFALLAAASAVVIPNKRFDNETIPATSSEAPLASSILSESSSIPSSIVESAVELVAASSEVSVSSAAAPASSSSPVSSEVGVSSSAAPADPSASVDAEFVSAPGTSTSTIDDYTTVTLPSSTVTIDLASVSESQVVAESSATVASVAEDDTSAAAVQSQVVITSTIVEYVTITSDGVTTSSPTTILSTLTTSSVPASTSDEEETTTSTITRFITVTESDGDVTEVPETEVTVFPVSETSSVEYCEPTTVTVTVTTGAASTTNNLVLTSYFTSTYPITAEFTFGGNITTITSQVQVTSTQLITTTIAASSTPAVSSVSEESSSYIPTSSYISSSVVPQNETIYTTSAPSAVEQTSIASETPSLLEKLKRGIF